A window of the Sphaerobacter thermophilus DSM 20745 genome harbors these coding sequences:
- a CDS encoding metallophosphoesterase family protein → MRVAAIYDIHGNLPALEAVLTEIEQDGVDLIVVGGDVAAGPMPGATIDRLMSLGPRARFVRGNADREMVAAWDRQAGSPDLGTASPLERISAWAAGHLTRAQRDFLASFDEQVVITINGLGTVRFCHGSPRGDEEVITVATPGTRLRAILTGVTDDVVVCGHTHMQFDRWQHGTRVVNAGSVGMPYEGVPGAYWVVLGPGVEFRRTPYDAERAAEQIRATGFPGVEEFVRGNILAPPFPIEAVTVFEGRSGTASAGG, encoded by the coding sequence ATGCGCGTCGCAGCGATCTACGACATTCACGGCAACCTCCCGGCATTGGAGGCGGTCCTGACCGAGATCGAACAGGACGGGGTCGACCTCATCGTCGTCGGCGGCGACGTCGCCGCCGGGCCGATGCCGGGCGCAACGATCGACCGGCTGATGTCGCTGGGACCACGGGCACGCTTCGTCCGCGGCAACGCCGACCGGGAGATGGTCGCCGCCTGGGATCGGCAAGCCGGGAGCCCCGACCTGGGGACGGCGTCTCCGCTGGAGCGTATTTCCGCCTGGGCCGCCGGGCACCTCACCCGGGCGCAACGCGACTTCCTGGCGTCGTTCGACGAGCAGGTGGTGATCACAATCAACGGGCTGGGCACTGTCCGCTTCTGCCACGGCTCCCCGCGCGGCGACGAGGAGGTGATCACCGTCGCCACCCCGGGCACGCGCCTGCGAGCCATCCTGACCGGCGTCACCGACGACGTGGTCGTCTGCGGCCACACGCACATGCAGTTCGACCGCTGGCAGCACGGGACGCGCGTGGTCAACGCCGGGAGTGTCGGCATGCCGTACGAGGGTGTCCCCGGCGCCTACTGGGTCGTTCTGGGGCCGGGCGTCGAGTTCCGTCGTACACCGTACGACGCGGAACGCGCCGCCGAGCAGATCCGCGCCACCGGCTTCCCGGGTGTCGAGGAGTTCGTGCGCGGCAACATCCTCGCCCCGCCGTTCCCCATCGAGGCGGTCACCGTCTTCGAGGGCCGGAGCGGCACGGCCTCGGCGGGAGGTTGA
- a CDS encoding CPBP family intramembrane glutamic endopeptidase, protein MTAPRSPLAFFLLTFALSVPFWLLGAWIPTPEGALIGLPLSALQLVSPFLAAVILVYREGGGAGVRRLLARAVSPRGIAPVWYLPILLLMPAIYLLAYGIQRLLGRPLPGLEFPIGTILVLFVVLLIAALAEEIGWMGYATDPLQARWGALGAAIILGLVWAAFHLVADLQGGHSLDWIAWHRSGAVALRVLIAWAYSNTGRSALAAALLHTSDNVGWQLMEINGGLYDPVITTPLTAIAAATVTLLWGPATLARFRRA, encoded by the coding sequence ATGACGGCGCCGAGATCGCCCCTCGCCTTCTTCCTCCTGACGTTCGCCCTCTCGGTTCCGTTCTGGCTGCTCGGCGCGTGGATCCCCACGCCGGAGGGCGCGCTCATCGGGTTGCCGCTCAGCGCGCTCCAGCTCGTCAGTCCCTTCCTGGCCGCGGTGATCCTGGTCTACCGTGAGGGTGGGGGTGCCGGTGTCCGTCGGCTGCTGGCGCGCGCCGTCAGCCCGCGTGGGATCGCCCCGGTCTGGTATCTCCCGATCCTCCTGCTGATGCCGGCGATCTACCTGCTGGCCTACGGCATCCAGCGCCTGCTGGGACGCCCGCTCCCTGGCCTCGAGTTCCCGATCGGGACGATCCTGGTGCTCTTCGTCGTACTCCTCATCGCCGCCCTGGCGGAGGAGATCGGCTGGATGGGCTACGCGACCGATCCGCTGCAGGCTCGCTGGGGCGCTCTGGGAGCGGCGATCATCCTGGGACTGGTCTGGGCGGCGTTTCACCTTGTGGCGGACCTGCAGGGTGGGCATTCGCTCGACTGGATCGCCTGGCACCGGTCCGGAGCGGTCGCGCTGCGCGTGCTGATCGCCTGGGCCTACAGCAACACCGGGCGCAGCGCCCTGGCGGCGGCGTTACTGCACACTTCCGACAACGTTGGCTGGCAGCTCATGGAGATCAACGGCGGCCTCTACGACCCGGTGATCACCACCCCGCTCACGGCCATCGCGGCCGCGACCGTCACGCTCCTCTGGGGCCCGGCCACGCTCGCGCGATTCCGCCGGGCGTAG